In Alcaligenes faecalis, the sequence TTCAAACGCTTAACGGCAGCCAGGCGAATTTCTTTAGGCTTAGATGTTCATGGGTCATAATTTGATCATCTGAAAATAATGTACCCACTGTATTTTCGGATACGGCCCCTGCCGCCCGCCGGAGCAGGGCGGGCCTCGCTTATAATCCGCCAGACGCGCGCTGGCGCGATTCAGAAGGAGAATATGTGATCGATACGCAGGAACCTGTAGTCAGTGCTGAACTGGTGGCTGTTTTAGTGGCTGTCAGCGACGGCGAGCCTCGTGTCTTGACCACGGATGCCGGCCAAGCCTTGCCCGCCGGGCCGTTTCAGCACACGCACCGTTCTTTGCAAACGGGGCTGCGCGATTGGGTGGAAACCCAAACCCATCACCCGGTGGGGTATGTGGAGCAGCTGTATACCTTTGCAGACAGGGATCGTTTTGACGCGCAGGGTACGCGTATTGTGTCGGTCAGCTATGTGGGGCTGACGCGCGAAGTGGGCCAGCCGGATGTGGCCCAAGTGATCTGGCAGGACTGCTACCGTTACTTCCCGTGGGAAGATCGGCGGGATGGCGCGCCCAATATCATTCAGGAAACTATCGTGCCTGCTCTCCTGAACTGGTGCGAGCAGGATGAATCCTTGCGTGCCTTGCGTCGTCAGCGCGTCAATTACAGTTTCGGCCTGGAAGGGGCGATCTGGAACGAGGACTTTGTCTTGCAGCGTTACGAGCTGCTGTATGAAGCGGGTTTGTTGCCCGAGTCCTGTCGCCGTCGCCAGCGTGAACAGCAGGAGTTGGGTAAGCATTACGAGCTGGGTCTGGGCATGCGCCACGATCACCGTCGTATTCTTGCCACCGGCCTGGCGCGTTTGCGCGCCAAAATCAAATACCGCCCCGTGGTGTTTGAATTGATGCCGCCCGAATTCACCTTGCTGCAATTGCAGCAGGCTGTGGAAGCCCTGGCAGGGCGGGGACTGCATAAGCAGAACTTCCGCCGTTTGATTGAACAGCAAGCACTGGTAGAAGAAACCGGCGCCATGAGTGTGGGTGGCTCAGGCCGGCCCGCCAAGCTGTTCCGCTTCCGTGGTGACGTTTTGTTTGAACGGGCGATCTCGGGCAGTAAATTGCCGTTGGCGAAACAAGCACGTTAAAAACCGGGCCTATGGCTTGACAGTGCTTATGCTCAGGAATAGCATAAATACACCGTGCCATTAGGCCTTATTTTTAGCGATTTAAATACTCATAATGAGCATAATTAATGCCCCCGAGCCGACAGTACAAGCTGTAGAGACACGAGCTCACCGTATTCCTTCCTTGCCTGACGTCATTCTGGAACCCTTGGTGCGCGCCACCTTGCAAGAAGACCTGGGTCGCGCCGGTGATCTGACAACGGACTCCATCGTTCCCGCAACAGCGCGTACGCAAATGCGTCTGGTTGCCCGCGAAGAAGGCGTATTGGCTGGCCTGGATCTGGCTCGTCTGGCTTTTACCTTGCTGGACCCGACGCTGCGCTTTGAAGCGCAACTGCAAGATGGCGATGCCCTGACTCCGGGTGCACAGATTGCGGTCATCAGCGGCTCGGCCCGTTCCATGCTGACGGCAGAGCGTTGCGCCTTGAACTTCCTGGGGCATTTAAGTGGCGTGGCATCGGCCACCGCTTCCATCGCTCGTGCAATTGCACCTTATGGCACTAAAGTCACCTGCACCCGCAAAACCATGCCCGGCCTGCGCGCCGTGCAGAAATACGCGGTTCGAGTCGGTGGTGGCAGTAACCATCGCTTTGGTCTGGATGACGCGGTACTGATCAAAGACAATCACATTGCCGTGGCCGGGGGCGTCAAAGCCGCTGTGGAAGCGGCCCGTGCCTATATCGGCCATCTGGTTTGCATCGAGGTGGAAGTCGATACCCTGGAGCAGCTGGATGAAGTGCTGGAATTGGGTGTGGACAGCATTCTTCTGGACAATATGGACACCGCGACCTTGACCGAGGCTGTGGCCCGCGTCGCAGGCCGTGCCAAAACAGAAGCCTCTGGTCGTATCACTCCAGAAACAGCCGTAGAAATTGCCCGTTGCGGTGTAGACCGAATTGCAGTGGGTTGGATTACGCACAGTGCCCGTGTACTGGATATTGGTCTGGATGCTTGAGTAGAGAAACGTGTTGGCTGTAATGGCGGGTTTTCAGGTGGGTAAGCGGGCGGCAGCAGTCGCCTTGCTGGGAATGGTAGCGCTGGGTTTGAGCAATCAGGCGGCGCAGGCAAGGGAGGAGGCGGCCGAGCAGGCTGTGAAGTATCCCGTCAAGCCGATTACCGTGATCGTCACCTTTCCGCCTGGCGGCGGGACCGATTTGCTGGCCCGCAAACTGGGCCCCAGACTGGAAAAGGCGTTGGGCCAGCCCGTCATTATTGACAACCGACCCGGTGCCAGCGGCAATATCGGTGCGCGCGCCGTAGCCTATGCCCGCGCCGATGGCTATACCTTGCTGATGGCCAACAGCTCCTTTGCCATCAACCCTGGCGTGTTCCGTAACCTGGGCTTTAAGCCTAAAGAAGACTTTGCGCCGATCGCCAATATAGGCTTTGTGCCTTCCGTGATCGTGACGGGGCACGGCTCGGATATTCAGAATCTGGAACAAGTGCTGGAGCAGCAGTCCGAACCAGCCTTGGCCTACGCATCCTGCGGAAACGGCACGCCCCAGCATCTGGCCGGGGAAATGCTCTACGACTTGCGAGGCACGGCCTTGCTGCATATCCCGTATCGTGGCTGCGGCCCCGCATTGAATGATGTCGTCGCAGGCCAAGTGCCTTTAGGCATCGTGACTTTGTCCAGTGCCGCTACCTTGATCGAGTCCGGGCATTTACGTGCCCTGGCCGTCACCTCTGCCCAACGCAGCCCTGTCTTGCCTAAGGTGCCAACCGTGGCCGAAGTCAGTCATAGCGATTTTGAACTGGACCAGTGGCATGGTTTGCTGGCGCCATCCCACACGCCTGAACACATCATCAATACGCTGAACCGCGTTGTGCAAAAGGCGCTGACAGACCCGGCCATGCAATCGCAATTGCTGGCATTGGGCTATACGCCACAAGAAGGCAATGAATCAGCGCAAGCCAGTGGTTTCAAGGCCATGATCTGGAATGACAT encodes:
- a CDS encoding NUDIX hydrolase; protein product: MIDTQEPVVSAELVAVLVAVSDGEPRVLTTDAGQALPAGPFQHTHRSLQTGLRDWVETQTHHPVGYVEQLYTFADRDRFDAQGTRIVSVSYVGLTREVGQPDVAQVIWQDCYRYFPWEDRRDGAPNIIQETIVPALLNWCEQDESLRALRRQRVNYSFGLEGAIWNEDFVLQRYELLYEAGLLPESCRRRQREQQELGKHYELGLGMRHDHRRILATGLARLRAKIKYRPVVFELMPPEFTLLQLQQAVEALAGRGLHKQNFRRLIEQQALVEETGAMSVGGSGRPAKLFRFRGDVLFERAISGSKLPLAKQAR
- the nadC gene encoding carboxylating nicotinate-nucleotide diphosphorylase, with protein sequence MSIINAPEPTVQAVETRAHRIPSLPDVILEPLVRATLQEDLGRAGDLTTDSIVPATARTQMRLVAREEGVLAGLDLARLAFTLLDPTLRFEAQLQDGDALTPGAQIAVISGSARSMLTAERCALNFLGHLSGVASATASIARAIAPYGTKVTCTRKTMPGLRAVQKYAVRVGGGSNHRFGLDDAVLIKDNHIAVAGGVKAAVEAARAYIGHLVCIEVEVDTLEQLDEVLELGVDSILLDNMDTATLTEAVARVAGRAKTEASGRITPETAVEIARCGVDRIAVGWITHSARVLDIGLDA
- a CDS encoding tripartite tricarboxylate transporter substrate binding protein; this translates as MAGFQVGKRAAAVALLGMVALGLSNQAAQAREEAAEQAVKYPVKPITVIVTFPPGGGTDLLARKLGPRLEKALGQPVIIDNRPGASGNIGARAVAYARADGYTLLMANSSFAINPGVFRNLGFKPKEDFAPIANIGFVPSVIVTGHGSDIQNLEQVLEQQSEPALAYASCGNGTPQHLAGEMLYDLRGTALLHIPYRGCGPALNDVVAGQVPLGIVTLSSAATLIESGHLRALAVTSAQRSPVLPKVPTVAEVSHSDFELDQWHGLLAPSHTPEHIINTLNRVVQKALTDPAMQSQLLALGYTPQEGNESAQASGFKAMIWNDIDRFGALAYKIGLQVD